From a single Fibrobacter sp. UWH4 genomic region:
- a CDS encoding FISUMP domain-containing protein has translation IKPNHQGICPDDWRLLTYDDFVVILNSNGNNHGIEGVRSTFGFGGYNTTGYSLVGAGYNWNYGFKNIGEAVYWFYPEEDADSPATKASDSFTGQSLNSFAKYSTKKINGFSVRCVKSK, from the coding sequence GTATAAAGCCAAACCACCAAGGTATCTGCCCCGACGACTGGCGCCTGCTCACCTACGATGATTTCGTTGTCATTCTCAATTCCAACGGCAACAACCATGGCATCGAGGGAGTCCGTTCCACCTTCGGCTTCGGCGGTTACAACACCACTGGGTATAGCCTTGTGGGCGCGGGGTATAACTGGAATTATGGATTTAAGAATATAGGTGAAGCGGTGTATTGGTTCTATCCAGAAGAAGATGCAGATTCTCCAGCAACAAAGGCTTCGGACTCCTTTACGGGGCAGTCCTTAAATAGTTTTGCGAAATATTCAACGAAAAAGATAAATGGTTTTTCCGTCCGTTGTGTTAAGTCAAAATAA